A genomic region of Pseudomonas sp. RSB 5.4 contains the following coding sequences:
- a CDS encoding c-type cytochrome: MRALRLTFLLALAIALPGCGDDAKPPATHRVASNATPSDPALAQIYANSCQLCHANPAANAPLTGDRKAWEPRIQQGADTLLDHAINGYNGMPPMGQCVECSEEQFLQLIGFMADQPLPQ; this comes from the coding sequence ATGCGGGCATTGCGATTGACCTTTTTGCTGGCGCTGGCGATTGCGCTGCCTGGCTGCGGCGATGACGCCAAACCTCCAGCCACCCATCGCGTTGCGAGCAACGCCACCCCCTCCGACCCGGCACTGGCGCAGATCTACGCCAACAGCTGCCAGCTGTGTCACGCCAATCCGGCCGCCAACGCACCATTAACCGGTGACCGTAAAGCCTGGGAACCGCGTATCCAGCAGGGCGCCGACACGCTGCTCGACCACGCCATCAACGGCTACAACGGTATGCCGCCGATGGGCCAGTGCGTCGAGTGTTCGGAAGAACAATTCCTGCAACTGATCGGCTTCATGGCCGACCAGCCCCTCCCACAATAA
- a CDS encoding phage tail protein codes for MKAATAAAAQLAQMKALLATKNTAANAQILRIQDRIDTLGYGIDAGEATEADEDEQSALFINLKAWKAYKFSLGKVTSQVTWPTAPTWPAEPPIPDIKASPMARATDES; via the coding sequence ATGAAAGCGGCCACCGCGGCGGCGGCCCAGCTCGCCCAGATGAAGGCATTGCTGGCCACCAAAAACACCGCAGCCAATGCGCAGATCCTGCGGATTCAGGATCGGATCGATACGCTGGGCTATGGCATCGACGCCGGCGAGGCGACCGAGGCAGACGAAGACGAGCAGTCCGCGCTGTTCATCAATCTGAAAGCCTGGAAGGCCTACAAGTTCTCGCTGGGCAAAGTCACCAGCCAAGTGACTTGGCCTACCGCGCCGACATGGCCGGCGGAGCCTCCCATTCCCGATATCAAAGCCTCGCCGATGGCGCGAGCGACCGACGAGAGCTGA
- a CDS encoding FUSC family protein — protein sequence MLRRILRPLLDPYRRYQHARVIHAVRVALGLLATILLTTGINLPHGEWASVTMLVVIGGLQHHGNIGKKAAERATGTLIGAGVGLLLVAQQAWLGMPWLTYFAMAVVCGFFSYHAIGKGGYTALLSAITVFIVAGHGDNPITDGLWRGVDILIGIALALAFSFALPLYAVYSWRYNLADALRDCATLYGRIISGQPVSADEHLKLMGRVTTVMVQLRSLMPSVSKEVKISMTELDAIQRNLRMCVSTLEILGNTRPDANDPDAMAHLQSALRAEHRVIRVQLIGMARALKSGATQRLQRPLELPDASLDTPVYSTLDGYRLLTRQLAANIGELRQRLAMTAPRWNI from the coding sequence CTGCTGCGGCGAATCCTGCGTCCGTTGCTGGACCCGTACCGCCGCTACCAGCACGCCCGAGTGATTCACGCGGTGCGGGTAGCACTGGGGCTGCTGGCGACCATTCTGCTGACCACCGGCATCAACCTGCCCCACGGCGAGTGGGCTTCGGTGACCATGCTGGTGGTGATCGGCGGCCTGCAACACCACGGCAACATCGGCAAGAAAGCCGCCGAACGCGCCACCGGCACCCTGATCGGTGCCGGCGTCGGTCTGCTGCTGGTGGCCCAACAGGCATGGCTCGGCATGCCGTGGCTGACCTACTTTGCGATGGCCGTGGTCTGCGGATTCTTCTCCTATCACGCCATCGGCAAGGGCGGTTACACCGCCCTGCTTTCGGCAATTACCGTGTTCATCGTCGCCGGACATGGCGACAACCCGATCACCGACGGCTTGTGGCGCGGCGTCGACATCCTGATCGGCATCGCCCTGGCCCTGGCGTTTTCCTTCGCCCTGCCGCTGTACGCGGTGTATTCGTGGCGCTACAACCTCGCCGATGCCTTGCGCGACTGCGCCACGTTGTACGGGCGGATCATCAGCGGCCAACCGGTCAGCGCCGATGAACATCTGAAGCTGATGGGCCGGGTGACTACGGTTATGGTGCAACTGCGCTCGCTGATGCCTTCAGTGTCCAAGGAAGTGAAGATTTCCATGACCGAACTGGACGCGATTCAGCGCAACCTGCGAATGTGCGTCAGTACCCTGGAAATCCTCGGCAACACCCGCCCGGATGCCAACGACCCCGACGCCATGGCGCATCTGCAATCGGCGCTGCGGGCCGAGCACCGGGTGATCCGCGTGCAACTGATCGGCATGGCCCGGGCCTTGAAGTCCGGCGCCACGCAACGTCTGCAGCGCCCGCTGGAGTTGCCGGACGCCAGCCTCGACACACCGGTCTACAGCACGCTGGACGGTTACCGCTTGCTGACCCGACAACTGGCGGCGAACATCGGCGAATTGCGTCAACGCCTGGCAATGACCGCGCCGCGCTGGAACATCTGA
- a CDS encoding SOS response-associated peptidase family protein: protein MCGRLSQYSGIHDFVAALSMPNALVNSTGEQPLERYNAAPTAQLALFHQEGQFLHADMVRWGWRPHWAKDRAAPINARVEKVAHGPFFRAIWPHRAIIAINNWFEWVDEGGPKKQPYLIRHRDQSPILCAAIGQYPNEEHGPGEHDGFVIITADSAGGMVDIHDRRPVALSPELAREWLDPATPKERAEQMVLHQGEPTEVFEWFKVDRAVGNVRNQGPDLIKPID from the coding sequence ATGTGCGGACGACTATCCCAGTACAGTGGCATTCACGACTTCGTGGCAGCGCTGAGCATGCCGAACGCTCTGGTCAACTCGACCGGCGAGCAACCGCTCGAGCGCTACAACGCCGCGCCGACCGCCCAGCTTGCCCTCTTTCACCAGGAAGGTCAGTTCCTGCACGCCGACATGGTTCGGTGGGGATGGCGCCCACACTGGGCAAAGGATCGTGCCGCGCCAATCAATGCACGCGTTGAGAAAGTCGCCCACGGCCCGTTCTTCCGCGCAATCTGGCCGCACCGGGCGATCATAGCCATCAACAACTGGTTCGAGTGGGTCGACGAAGGCGGGCCGAAAAAGCAGCCCTATTTGATCAGGCACCGGGACCAGTCGCCGATCCTGTGCGCCGCCATTGGCCAATACCCGAACGAAGAGCACGGCCCGGGCGAGCATGACGGCTTTGTGATCATCACAGCCGACAGCGCTGGCGGCATGGTCGATATCCACGACCGGCGGCCGGTTGCGTTATCGCCTGAACTCGCCCGGGAATGGTTGGATCCGGCCACGCCGAAAGAACGTGCCGAACAGATGGTGCTGCACCAGGGGGAACCGACAGAGGTGTTCGAGTGGTTCAAAGTTGACCGGGCGGTGGGGAATGTCCGAAACCAAGGCCCGGACCTGATCAAGCCGATCGATTGA
- a CDS encoding Lrp/AsnC family transcriptional regulator: MTDDIDQMLISALMEDSRRSLKALAQISGLSSPSVAERLRRLEERGVLKGYTVEIDPKCFGYQLQAIVRVRPLPGQLQEVERQIMAIPEFTECDKVTGEDCFIARLHVRSMEQLDTLLDRLNTLAETNTAIVKKTPVKRRLPPMA; this comes from the coding sequence ATGACCGACGACATCGACCAGATGCTGATCAGTGCCCTGATGGAGGATTCGCGCCGCTCGCTCAAGGCGTTGGCGCAGATCAGTGGCCTGTCGTCCCCTAGTGTGGCAGAACGTTTGCGCCGCCTCGAGGAACGCGGCGTGCTCAAGGGTTATACCGTCGAGATCGATCCCAAATGCTTCGGCTATCAACTCCAGGCCATCGTCCGGGTGCGGCCACTCCCTGGCCAATTGCAGGAGGTTGAACGGCAGATCATGGCGATCCCCGAGTTCACCGAGTGCGACAAGGTGACAGGCGAGGACTGCTTCATCGCCCGCCTGCACGTGCGTTCGATGGAACAGTTGGATACTTTGCTCGACCGTCTCAATACGCTGGCCGAAACCAATACCGCGATCGTCAAGAAAACCCCGGTCAAACGCCGCTTGCCACCGATGGCGTGA
- a CDS encoding YceK/YidQ family lipoprotein: MRIQAVMLTVLMLGGCGTVQTVALSDKASVDQLKTQKSYCGAVPRIYSGVTYDFCMLHAEKPDDVDAFNYNNASLGLVVDAAVSGVLDTFLLPYTIYKQQADGSIVIN; encoded by the coding sequence ATGAGAATTCAGGCAGTGATGCTGACGGTGTTGATGCTTGGCGGGTGCGGAACGGTGCAGACCGTTGCACTCAGCGACAAGGCTTCCGTGGATCAACTGAAAACCCAGAAAAGCTACTGCGGCGCTGTTCCGCGCATTTACAGCGGTGTGACCTACGACTTCTGCATGCTGCACGCCGAAAAGCCGGATGACGTCGACGCGTTCAATTACAACAACGCCTCCCTTGGCCTGGTGGTCGATGCGGCGGTTTCGGGTGTGCTGGATACATTTCTGCTGCCCTACACCATTTACAAGCAACAGGCCGATGGCAGCATCGTCATCAACTGA
- a CDS encoding DMT family transporter codes for MDTTTRRGSLEMTAAMLISGTIGWFVLVSGQPVLDVVFWRCVFGAGTLLLICAAFGFLRPGILTRTTFLLAVLSGVAIVGNWVLLFGSYSRASIAIGTAVYNVQPFMLVGLAALFLGEKITLQKLFWLAISFLGMLAIVSAHGGQGEGGGEYLLGIALALGAALLYAIAALIIKRLTGTPPHLIALIQVCTGVLLLAPFAHFNGLPQTSGAWASLVTLGIVHTGLMYVLLYGAIQKLPTALTGALSFIYPIAAIFVDWFAFGHRLETLQWLGVAAILLAAAGMQQGWGLKTRRQLKSV; via the coding sequence ATGGACACAACAACCCGTCGCGGCTCGTTGGAGATGACCGCCGCGATGCTGATTTCCGGAACCATCGGCTGGTTCGTGCTGGTATCCGGGCAGCCGGTGCTGGACGTGGTGTTCTGGCGCTGCGTGTTCGGCGCCGGCACCTTGCTGTTGATTTGCGCAGCGTTCGGCTTCTTGCGCCCGGGTATTCTGACCCGCACCACGTTCCTCCTCGCGGTACTCAGCGGTGTGGCGATTGTCGGCAACTGGGTGTTGTTGTTCGGCTCGTATTCCCGGGCATCGATTGCCATCGGGACGGCGGTCTACAACGTGCAGCCGTTCATGCTGGTCGGCTTGGCGGCGTTGTTTCTCGGCGAGAAAATCACCCTGCAGAAACTGTTCTGGCTGGCGATTTCCTTTCTCGGCATGTTGGCGATCGTCAGCGCCCATGGCGGGCAGGGTGAGGGCGGTGGCGAATATCTGCTGGGCATTGCACTGGCGTTGGGCGCGGCGTTGCTCTACGCGATAGCGGCGCTGATCATCAAGCGTTTGACCGGCACACCGCCGCATCTGATCGCCCTGATCCAGGTCTGCACCGGGGTGCTGCTGCTCGCGCCGTTCGCGCACTTCAACGGCCTGCCGCAAACCAGCGGTGCATGGGCCAGTCTGGTGACGCTGGGCATTGTCCACACGGGCCTGATGTATGTCCTGCTGTACGGTGCGATCCAGAAACTTCCAACGGCACTGACGGGCGCGCTGTCGTTCATCTACCCGATTGCGGCGATTTTCGTCGATTGGTTCGCCTTCGGCCATCGCCTGGAAACCCTGCAATGGCTCGGTGTGGCGGCAATTCTGCTGGCCGCCGCCGGCATGCAGCAGGGCTGGGGGCTGAAAACCCGGCGTCAGCTCAAATCGGTTTGA
- a CDS encoding lysis system i-spanin subunit Rz, with the protein MAVPWKAVGAIALVLIGAGSAWQFQDWRYGKVLAQQAQQHAETLNQLTQAAATAQQAEQDKRLALEQRLAASEQTHFEKMTDAQKNQDHLRDRLATSDLRLSVLIDATDAAKGCGVPATAGAGGVDHAAVRARLDPPHAQRIIAITDTGDRGLIALQACQEYVRSVFRR; encoded by the coding sequence ATTGCCGTTCCGTGGAAAGCGGTGGGCGCGATAGCGCTGGTGCTGATCGGCGCCGGCAGCGCCTGGCAGTTTCAGGACTGGCGGTACGGGAAGGTGTTGGCCCAGCAAGCCCAGCAGCACGCCGAAACCCTCAATCAACTGACCCAGGCTGCCGCCACTGCTCAGCAGGCCGAGCAGGACAAGCGCCTCGCGCTCGAGCAGCGGCTGGCGGCAAGTGAGCAAACCCACTTCGAGAAAATGACCGATGCTCAAAAGAACCAAGATCACCTGCGCGATCGCCTTGCCACTTCTGATTTGCGGTTGTCAGTTCTCATCGACGCAACCGACGCTGCCAAAGGCTGTGGGGTGCCAGCCACCGCCGGCGCCGGCGGCGTGGATCATGCAGCCGTACGAGCCCGACTTGACCCACCGCATGCTCAACGAATTATCGCCATCACCGACACCGGTGATCGGGGATTGATCGCGCTACAGGCGTGTCAAGAATATGTGCGGTCAGTGTTTCGCCGCTGA
- a CDS encoding glycoside hydrolase family 19 protein, with protein sequence MPITQQQLLQILPNAGAKAGVFAPALNTAMQRYQIVGTKRVAAFIAQIGHESGQLLYVREIWGPTAAQRGYEGRKDLGNTVAGDGLKYRGRGLIQVTGRANYAKCGEALGLDLLSHPELLEQPQYACMSAAWFWATNGLNTLADAGDNANIGSIINTGRRGRVPNGAEDRAALYAKALKVVA encoded by the coding sequence ATGCCCATCACTCAGCAGCAGTTGCTGCAGATACTCCCGAACGCCGGCGCCAAAGCCGGCGTTTTTGCACCTGCCCTCAATACGGCGATGCAGCGCTATCAGATTGTTGGCACCAAGCGCGTTGCCGCGTTCATCGCGCAGATCGGCCACGAATCCGGCCAGTTGCTGTATGTGCGCGAGATCTGGGGGCCGACCGCCGCTCAGCGCGGATACGAAGGTCGCAAGGATTTGGGAAACACCGTGGCCGGTGACGGCCTCAAGTACCGAGGGCGCGGCCTGATCCAGGTGACCGGGCGCGCAAACTACGCCAAGTGCGGCGAGGCGCTGGGTCTGGACTTGCTCAGTCATCCTGAGCTGCTGGAGCAGCCGCAATATGCGTGCATGTCGGCTGCTTGGTTCTGGGCCACCAACGGGCTGAACACCTTGGCCGATGCCGGCGACAACGCGAATATCGGCAGCATCATCAACACCGGCCGGCGAGGGCGGGTTCCGAACGGCGCCGAGGATCGCGCTGCACTTTACGCCAAGGCGCTGAAGGTGGTGGCGTGA
- a CDS encoding acyltransferase family protein produces the protein MQFRKSINALRALAVLAVVLFHFKVPGFEGGFAGVDVFFVISGFLMTGIIFNGVQQQNFSLLGFYASRARRIIPALLTLCVALLVFGYAYLPLDDLRETIRTIKSSLLFSSNFSFAQSGNYFAAPLHENWLLHTWSLSVEWQFYMLYPVLIMGLHRFFGTGKTRLALVALALISLAASVVMTRLNPTFAFYMLPTRAWEMIAGGLVFLFPLRLSQRGGAICEGLGLLAIGISVLFFSEADVWPGYLALVPVLGTMLVIHGNTRSAFSSHPALQFVGSISYSVYLWHWPLVVLLYLCGLLNSWPHVIGAMIASFAMGALSYYLVESRVKNGTTATRTVIRFASLTVAVVAVSAVTSSLVKDHPDWRPALVELGQPEYTSKLYPQECYPNEFGAADCKLGTGEVSVILYGDSHAQSTAAAVQMENPQAALSWSRGGCPTLAHFAMHDKTVESQCRGFNQEKLQQLKTAYAGVPVVLFSRAALYADSGRENSYRISFPERQASFADAYTEEYVSTVCSIAENHPVYIVKPIPEMPFSVYKGLNLNRRLFRQTTDISLPLQTYEKRNRIAIATIEAAASRCNATVIDPTPYLCPNGNCMGSRDGVPFYFDDNHLVDAGNQQLKGLFKDLIKPI, from the coding sequence ATGCAATTCAGGAAAAGTATCAACGCCCTGCGGGCACTGGCTGTGCTCGCGGTCGTGCTGTTTCATTTCAAGGTGCCAGGGTTTGAAGGCGGATTCGCCGGGGTAGACGTGTTCTTCGTCATTTCCGGGTTCCTGATGACCGGCATCATCTTCAATGGCGTGCAACAACAGAACTTTTCCCTCCTCGGTTTCTACGCCTCCCGCGCCCGACGCATCATTCCTGCCTTGCTGACCCTGTGCGTTGCGTTGCTGGTCTTTGGCTACGCCTATCTGCCGCTGGACGATTTGCGCGAAACCATCCGCACGATCAAGAGCAGCCTGCTGTTCAGCTCGAACTTCAGCTTCGCCCAAAGCGGCAATTACTTCGCTGCGCCGCTGCATGAAAACTGGCTGCTGCACACCTGGTCGCTGTCGGTCGAGTGGCAGTTCTACATGCTCTATCCCGTGTTGATCATGGGATTGCACAGATTCTTCGGTACCGGCAAGACCCGCTTGGCCCTGGTCGCCCTGGCACTGATCTCACTCGCGGCGTCCGTCGTTATGACACGCCTCAACCCGACGTTTGCGTTCTACATGTTGCCCACCCGCGCGTGGGAAATGATCGCTGGCGGGCTGGTCTTTCTGTTTCCCTTGCGGCTCAGCCAGCGCGGCGGCGCGATTTGTGAAGGACTCGGACTGTTGGCGATTGGCATCAGCGTGCTGTTTTTTTCTGAAGCTGATGTGTGGCCGGGCTACCTTGCACTGGTGCCGGTACTGGGGACGATGCTGGTGATTCACGGCAACACCCGGTCCGCGTTCAGCAGCCATCCTGCGCTGCAATTTGTCGGGAGCATTTCCTACTCGGTGTACCTGTGGCATTGGCCGCTGGTGGTGCTGTTGTACCTGTGCGGACTGTTGAACAGTTGGCCGCACGTGATCGGCGCAATGATTGCGTCGTTCGCAATGGGCGCCCTGTCCTACTACCTGGTTGAATCCAGGGTGAAGAACGGTACGACCGCCACACGAACGGTGATCAGGTTCGCGTCGCTGACAGTGGCCGTGGTTGCCGTGTCTGCGGTGACGTCTTCGCTGGTCAAGGACCACCCCGACTGGCGCCCGGCGCTGGTCGAGCTCGGCCAGCCGGAATACACCAGCAAGCTGTATCCGCAGGAGTGCTACCCGAACGAATTCGGGGCGGCGGATTGCAAACTGGGTACCGGCGAGGTTTCGGTGATTCTGTATGGCGACAGTCATGCGCAATCGACTGCAGCGGCGGTGCAAATGGAAAACCCGCAGGCGGCGCTGTCCTGGTCCCGGGGCGGTTGCCCGACCCTGGCCCACTTCGCCATGCACGACAAGACCGTCGAAAGCCAGTGCCGGGGCTTCAATCAGGAAAAGCTGCAACAACTGAAAACCGCGTACGCCGGCGTGCCGGTGGTGCTGTTCAGCCGTGCGGCGCTGTATGCGGATTCGGGCCGGGAAAACAGCTACCGGATTTCCTTTCCCGAGCGGCAGGCCTCGTTTGCCGACGCCTATACCGAAGAGTACGTCAGCACGGTGTGTTCGATCGCTGAAAACCATCCGGTGTATATCGTCAAACCGATCCCGGAAATGCCCTTCAGCGTCTACAAGGGCCTGAATCTGAACCGGCGATTGTTCCGGCAAACCACGGATATTTCCCTGCCATTACAGACATATGAGAAGCGCAACCGCATCGCCATCGCGACGATCGAAGCCGCCGCCAGCCGCTGCAACGCGACGGTGATCGACCCGACGCCGTACCTGTGCCCCAACGGCAACTGCATGGGGTCCAGGGACGGCGTGCCGTTTTACTTCGATGACAATCATCTGGTGGATGCCGGCAATCAGCAGCTAAAAGGCCTGTTCAAGGATCTGATCAAACCGATTTGA
- a CDS encoding Bax inhibitor-1/YccA family protein: MREQDYAVHNSVQAEQLEVSRVLRNTYGLLALTLAFSGVMAFVAQQMRVGYPNIFVVLIGFYGLFFLTNKLRDSAWGLVSAFALTGFMGFLLGPILNRYLGMQGGAEVVSSAFAMTALVFGGLSAYVLITRKDMSFLGGFITAGFFVLLGATLAGMFFQISGLQLAISAGFVLFSSVCILFQTSAIIHGGERNYIMATISLYVSIYNLFISLLQIFGIMSRDD, encoded by the coding sequence ATGCGCGAACAGGATTACGCAGTTCACAACAGCGTGCAGGCTGAGCAGCTAGAGGTTAGCCGCGTCCTGCGCAACACATACGGCTTGCTGGCACTCACCCTCGCATTCAGCGGTGTGATGGCTTTCGTGGCTCAGCAGATGCGCGTCGGCTACCCGAATATTTTCGTGGTGCTGATCGGCTTTTACGGGCTGTTCTTCCTTACCAACAAACTCCGTGATTCCGCGTGGGGTCTGGTGTCTGCATTTGCGCTGACCGGTTTCATGGGTTTCCTGCTTGGCCCGATCCTCAACCGTTACCTGGGCATGCAGGGCGGCGCTGAAGTGGTCAGCTCGGCATTTGCGATGACTGCGCTGGTGTTTGGTGGTCTGTCGGCCTACGTGCTGATCACCCGCAAGGACATGAGCTTCCTCGGTGGCTTCATCACCGCCGGTTTCTTCGTGTTGCTGGGTGCAACGCTGGCGGGCATGTTCTTCCAGATCAGCGGTTTGCAACTGGCGATCAGCGCCGGTTTCGTGCTGTTCTCGTCGGTCTGCATTCTGTTCCAGACCAGCGCGATCATCCACGGTGGCGAGCGCAACTACATCATGGCGACCATCAGCCTGTATGTATCGATCTACAACCTGTTCATCAGCCTGTTGCAGATCTTCGGCATCATGAGCCGCGACGACTGA
- a CDS encoding NADP-dependent glyceraldehyde-3-phosphate dehydrogenase yields the protein MTTANILGNLFPSVSDIPEKYRLDGQVEQREYLVDGELRRWDGPLAQVRSPVYIHGESGDEQVILGSTPLLDADTALTALDAAVRAYDRGQGQWPTMRVAERIQHVEAFLGRMRQQREAVVKLLMWEIGKNLKDSEKEFDRTCDYIVDTINALKELDRRSSRFELEQDTLGQIRRVPLGVALCMGPYNYPLNETFTTLIPALIMGNTVVFKPAKLGVLLIRPLLEAFRDSFPTGVINVIYGSGRETVSALMASGKIDIFAFIGTNKAASDLKKLHPKPHRLRAALGLDAKNPGIVLPKVDLDNAVSEAVTGSLSFNGQRCTALKILFVHEDVVDAFIEKFNAKLATLKPGMPWDSGVALTPLPESGKVDYLHGLVADAQSKGAQVVNPNGGESRESFFYPAVLYPVTPQMRVYNEEQFGPVVPIVPYRHLDTVIDYVLESDFGQQLSLFGTNPVAIGRLVDTFANQVGRINLNAQCQRGPDTYPFNGRKNSAEGTLSVHDALRVFSIRTLVATKFQDSNKDLISEIIRGRDSSFLTTDYIF from the coding sequence ATGACCACAGCAAACATCCTTGGCAATCTGTTCCCTTCTGTCAGCGACATCCCGGAAAAATACCGCCTCGACGGTCAGGTCGAGCAACGCGAATACCTCGTCGATGGCGAACTGCGGCGCTGGGACGGCCCGCTCGCACAAGTGCGTAGCCCGGTCTATATCCATGGCGAAAGCGGGGATGAACAAGTGATCCTCGGCAGCACGCCACTGCTCGACGCCGACACCGCCCTCACCGCCCTCGATGCCGCCGTGCGCGCCTACGATCGCGGTCAGGGCCAGTGGCCGACCATGCGCGTGGCCGAACGGATCCAGCACGTCGAAGCGTTCCTCGGGCGTATGCGCCAGCAGCGCGAAGCCGTGGTCAAGCTGCTGATGTGGGAGATCGGCAAGAACCTCAAGGACTCGGAAAAAGAGTTCGACCGCACCTGCGACTACATCGTCGACACCATCAACGCGCTGAAGGAACTCGACCGCCGCTCCAGCCGTTTCGAACTGGAGCAGGACACCCTCGGCCAGATCCGTCGCGTGCCGCTCGGTGTCGCACTGTGCATGGGCCCTTACAACTATCCGCTGAACGAAACCTTCACCACGCTGATTCCGGCGCTGATCATGGGCAACACCGTGGTGTTCAAACCGGCCAAGCTCGGCGTGCTGCTGATCCGCCCACTGCTCGAGGCGTTCCGCGACAGCTTCCCGACTGGCGTGATCAACGTGATCTACGGCAGCGGCCGCGAGACGGTCAGCGCGCTGATGGCCAGCGGCAAGATCGACATCTTCGCCTTCATCGGCACCAACAAGGCTGCCAGCGACCTGAAGAAACTGCACCCGAAACCGCACCGTTTGCGCGCCGCGCTGGGTCTGGATGCGAAGAACCCCGGCATCGTCCTGCCGAAAGTCGATCTGGACAACGCAGTCAGCGAAGCGGTCACCGGTTCGCTGTCGTTCAACGGCCAGCGCTGCACCGCGCTGAAGATCCTGTTTGTGCACGAGGACGTGGTCGACGCCTTCATCGAAAAATTCAACGCCAAACTCGCCACGCTCAAGCCGGGCATGCCGTGGGACAGCGGCGTGGCGCTGACGCCGCTGCCGGAGTCGGGCAAGGTCGACTACCTGCACGGCCTGGTGGCCGATGCGCAGAGCAAGGGCGCACAAGTGGTCAACCCGAACGGCGGCGAGAGTCGTGAGTCGTTCTTTTACCCAGCCGTGCTGTACCCGGTGACGCCGCAGATGCGCGTGTACAACGAAGAACAATTCGGCCCGGTGGTGCCAATCGTTCCGTATCGTCATCTCGATACCGTGATCGATTACGTGCTGGAGTCGGATTTCGGCCAGCAACTAAGCCTGTTCGGCACCAACCCGGTGGCGATCGGCCGACTGGTCGACACTTTCGCCAACCAGGTCGGGCGGATCAACCTCAACGCCCAGTGCCAGCGCGGGCCGGACACCTACCCGTTCAACGGGCGCAAGAACTCCGCCGAAGGCACGCTGTCGGTACACGATGCGCTGCGGGTGTTTTCGATCCGCACACTGGTGGCGACCAAGTTCCAGGACAGCAACAAGGATCTGATCAGCGAAATCATTCGCGGCCGCGATTCGAGCTTCCTGACCACCGACTACATCTTCTGA